The genomic interval CGGGAGGTCGGTAAAGATCTCCCCGAGGAAGAAATACGAGCCGGCATGCCGATTAAGCAGCAGTGTGTTCTTGCCGATCCAGCCCAGGCCGGCATTGCGTCCCAGGGCCTTTTCCAGCACCGGTCCGCTGTCCACGAAAACCCGATACCCGAATTCCCCCACCGCGGTCTCGATTCGGTCGGCGAGCTGCTGCAGGCGCTTGCGGAGCAGCTTGTGATAATCCCGGCCCAGGGCATACCGGGCGATAAATGCACGCCGGGGTTCATTGAGGATGACCGCATCCGCCTCCAGGTCGGGTGGGCGGTAGTCCATGCGCACGCTGATAATGCGAACCGTGCCCGGGACCAGCCGCTCGGGATGCGCCCGTTTGGTGCCATGGCGGGCCATCCAGCGCATGGTGCCGTGGCGGCCGTCCTTCAGCCAGCGCAGCAGGTGGGCTTCGTCGGTTTCCAGTGCCGGTCGGGCCACGCCCAGCTCGTCAAAGCCGAGCTCCGCCGCCCATTGACGGATGTCGGTCATTAGCCGTTGCATGTCGGTGTCTGGCTGCATCTTCCCAGTGTATCGACTCATGCGCCCCGGTTGTCAGCGAGCTAGGATGAGCCCATGACGGATGAAAGCCACAACCTCTACACCCCGGCCCAGGTGGCGGAACTGGATC from Spiribacter sp. 2438 carries:
- the queG gene encoding tRNA epoxyqueuosine(34) reductase QueG; this translates as MQPDTDMQRLMTDIRQWAAELGFDELGVARPALETDEAHLLRWLKDGRHGTMRWMARHGTKRAHPERLVPGTVRIISVRMDYRPPDLEADAVILNEPRRAFIARYALGRDYHKLLRKRLQQLADRIETAVGEFGYRVFVDSGPVLEKALGRNAGLGWIGKNTLLLNRHAGSYFFLGEIFTDLPLPEDPPVEDLCGSCRACIDVCPTGAITGPRQLDARRCVSYLTIEHEGSIPEELRAAIGNRVFGCDDCQAVCPWNRYAQPTDEGDFHPRHGLEAATLVELFRWDEATFLKRTEGSAIRRLGHERWLRNLAVALGNGPAEDDAIQALGERLHHSSALVREHTRWALGRLTGASDGSG